Below is a genomic region from Panulirus ornatus isolate Po-2019 chromosome 63, ASM3632096v1, whole genome shotgun sequence.
caaaaacctctacaaatcttcaccctcgcctcctaaTATCCCACTAGCAgcctctctcaacacattcacttccaaaagtctctcttttgcaagcCTATCagtaacatgtaattcaataatgcctgctaactatctttcctactcacttgtgtttgtccctctttttaaaacaggtattcccaaccaccagccCTTTCCAAGAACAACTCAAacagctgtttaccatttccaatcACATTACTGAATACCTCAATGCCccctaatcataccctcaactgccacattactcatcttcagtTTTAaaatcactaatacctggtctcttacatcaaatttgctaatgcactcactcagcactcccaaaatatttgcctcccatgatcacttttctcatggccaggtgcataagcgctagtaatcatccatctctcacaatccactttcattttcacctaaATCAGTATGgagctcacttctttacactctctcacacactcccacaactcctgcttcatccagccctttcttagctcttgtccccaCACCAAACTCTGACCtctaagacattttcaaaccattcttctcttttactcttgagctttgtttcaccgagtcagagcatccaggttcctttcctcaaaatgctttctatttctcttttcttcattttggttacatccacacactttcagacaccccattctgagtcTTACAgtaggatgaacactccctgcttagctccttcttctgttccatctttgagAACCTGAAAATGCAAGGTGGAGAGGGATCTAgccccccactaccaccccctttagttgcatTCTATGACCCAGAGGGAATATGGATGAAGAattgtttctcccctaccctAGGAAAATCAAAAGTATTTATATAAAATCATCAGCTATCCTATTCTAATCATTGTACAGATCTCAGGAAGTAGCTCATACATATAGCAAGATATAATGAGGGAAGTTCTTCTCTACTTTACACCATTTCTGTGATCACACATTTTTTAATATACGATATCCAAATACTTACCTGTCACGCTTAAACTGTTCATTTGCCTCAATAAAGCAAACAATGTCATCAGTGTAGCATTCATCTATAGTAGGGACTCTCCGGAACTGACGGTGATACCAGTAGTACTCAGGGCGATTACTTGCAACAATGTTATCTGTTGAAACAGGGAATGCAATGCATCAGTGGGAATATAAGAATAGGGAGAAACTCTGAGTCACTGATACTAATATCCTCAAATTATTCATGACAATCTCACTTATGTTTTCAGTCATATGCCACCTTAACAGGTTTGATGTTTAAGTTTTTTCTCTCAAGGAATCTTTGTTGCTACTGTAAGTTGCTACTGTAGGATTTTGCTTTACTACCATTTAAAACTCTTTCAATATTAATTTATTGGTGGTAAGGTCATGGGGGATAAGGAAAATATAGTCAAACAATAAAAAATTATTAAATACTGTAAAATTTGGAAATCAAAGACTACCCATTTAACGTTTAATGACTGCATTTATGAAGAAGTTTCACTAATATGCATTCTTCTGAAAAACATGTACAGTGCTCCACTATATGTCATGTTTTCTTGTTATGTTGGGAATGTAAAGTATGTCCATTTGTTTACACAAATACAGGAGTCTGACTCAGCCCTAAATTTACATAAACATCTGAACTCATCCAAAAATATTCAGATTAATTTGGATTCAAATGTTATCATACATGGTAGCATTTACTGGAATGCATTAATAACAAAGGCAACATGGAAATGTCTACATTCTTCAGGCAAGTGTTCTTATTACATCTTCAATAGCTTtgtatataaacatacaaaccAAATAGTGCTTTACAAATTCCAAGTTCCACACGGATAGACTGTCATCCATCTGCAGGACTGTCACATTTTCAATGTTCTCATGTGCTACAAGGACATTACAGAAAATAACATCATGGGCATACCTCCTGTTCGTTTGCTATTTGaatgatttgaaaaaaatatatataaactgtcaaCTAATGATCTGCAGCATTGTTTCCCCTTACTTTCCATGTAACTCAAAGCCCTCCCCACttcaagaaaagaaaattggTGGGGTTTCAGGTAGTACACCTAAAATCTATCACTCTCAACTCCACACATTGCAAGGAAGCCATTGATACCAGTCTTGTAATATTCTATCATCTATAAAACACGCTTCCGTTTTCTGGGCTACTATGTAGAATTTTGCTGCAGCCAACAAAGCAAGTGGCCATTTGATCCCTCAAAAGCAGACAAATTTAATCCTGGTATATTTCTACTAACACTTCAACTAGTGAGGTTCTGCTATTCTAGAATTTTTTTACCTACTTTTACAGCAGTCAACCCTAAAGTTGCCCCGTTATACATCGTTTAGTAAAATATCATAAGATCTAAATAAAGCTTCACAACTGTTACAATACTCTCTACACTACACTGGCATTGCAGGAGAAAATCACTTAATATTCAAAGCTAATAGCAATATCAAATTCTTCCGAGAAATCAACGAGGTAGTTCTTGTTCCATATAAAATATGGTCAGGGTTTTCTGAACATTTATGGATAAGTTAAGTCTGGTTAAGTTCAATTTGGCAAGTTAAGTCTGGTTAAGTTCAACTGGGCAAGTTAAGTCTGGTTAAGTTCCACTGTGCTTAGAAAAAAGATCCCCATAACTCCAATCGTATTTCTCAATTAAAACACAGGGAACAATATCCAAGTGCTAGAAATTACTGCATATCTTTCCCTGATTTTCTTATGCTTAATGAATGGCTTGTATCACTACATGACGGATTTCATTCACTCAAACGATATATGGAAATAATATCATGTCATAGGGAACAAGCAATAAATGATAGGGTAGTGAAGTTGCGTCACCGGTCCTCAGATATATGCAACTCCAATACCACAGAGGTGTGGCGAATCTAAAACTGTATAAAGCCCTGAGGTTACGTGATTACTACTGATGTATACCAACCTCTGAACCATGTTGTTGGCTTGTCTAAGGTTCTATGCACGGCCTGCATAAAAGAATAAAAGGTTGGTTTATTCGAAGGGTCGGACTCCATTGCAACCACTACACAGACCTGATGTTTCTCCCACAATGTTGCCAAAACACACAGTGACCTGGACATGGAATACAGTATGAACTTTTAATTGTCAGTTATTTGCTTCATCATACTTTATCCCTTCCTGATCTCATTATTCTTTATCCTTTTTGTTTGATTCTAGTAATGCTCCGCCTTTAGCCCTCCATTCCACCACAGTATTGAATAGACCTATTTCCTAttaccatcaagttgatatatacatgtgtaagcaTCATTTGATTTATATTGCATTTACAATTT
It encodes:
- the ND-PDSW gene encoding NADH dehydrogenase [ubiquinone] 1 beta subcomplex subunit 10; the protein is MSRSLCVLATLWEKHQVCVVVAMESDPSNKPTFYSFMQAVHRTLDKPTTWFRDNIVASNRPEYYWYHRQFRRVPTIDECYTDDIVCFIEANEQFKRDRMVDNEVLSILRLRKEDCMLYEGPDEIQKCAKIKEDYAKAAENWFIKYGDLGVYGNVVDAFMKQKHRMIWERRHGPVGSGMKDALA